One genomic window of Maribacter aquivivus includes the following:
- a CDS encoding flavin monoamine oxidase family protein, which translates to MNTSVVVIGAGLTGLLTAYRLQELGFDVAVLEARDRIGGRIHTLESGNAKVEMGATWFNESHYHLLDVIEEFKVPYFEQFMTGKSYFQTFSNVPPQEIAVPNDSPSYRFKNGTIHLLNSIVVKLKPNTIFLNDVVNEVNVLDGDIEVSTNSRTLKADAVITTLPPAALIDQIVFSPALPKDVMSLAEQTHTWMQDAIKVALTYKKPFWREQGKSGTIFSNVGPLTEFYDQSNLENKSYALVGFASGSCARFTKEQRVEKIEAQLKMVFGEDALQYESYHETQWYQEEFTKSNRQEDNLFPHQNGGHALYHEPLFDDKLFISGAETSKHHSGYMEGAIFAAESVVAKLKSLHLTQ; encoded by the coding sequence ATGAATACATCGGTAGTAGTTATCGGCGCAGGATTAACGGGTTTGTTAACTGCATATCGTTTGCAAGAACTTGGTTTTGATGTTGCAGTTCTGGAGGCTCGCGATAGAATTGGGGGTAGAATACATACGCTTGAATCTGGGAACGCTAAAGTTGAAATGGGTGCTACTTGGTTTAATGAAAGTCACTACCATTTATTAGATGTTATTGAAGAATTCAAGGTTCCGTACTTTGAACAATTTATGACCGGTAAATCTTATTTTCAAACGTTTTCTAATGTGCCACCGCAAGAAATAGCAGTACCAAATGATAGCCCTAGTTATCGTTTTAAAAATGGAACTATTCACTTGTTGAATTCCATAGTTGTTAAACTCAAACCAAATACCATCTTTTTAAATGATGTGGTTAATGAGGTCAATGTGCTTGATGGCGATATTGAGGTAAGTACCAATTCTAGAACTTTAAAAGCAGATGCAGTTATTACAACCTTGCCACCAGCAGCATTAATAGATCAGATAGTATTTTCTCCTGCTTTACCAAAAGATGTAATGTCATTGGCAGAACAAACCCACACGTGGATGCAAGATGCTATTAAAGTTGCATTGACTTATAAAAAACCATTTTGGCGAGAACAAGGTAAATCAGGCACTATATTTAGTAATGTTGGTCCGCTTACCGAATTCTATGACCAATCTAATTTGGAAAATAAATCTTATGCACTAGTAGGTTTTGCGTCTGGTAGCTGTGCTCGTTTTACAAAAGAACAACGTGTAGAGAAAATAGAAGCACAATTGAAAATGGTTTTTGGCGAAGATGCGTTACAGTATGAGTCTTACCATGAAACTCAGTGGTATCAAGAAGAGTTTACAAAATCTAACAGACAGGAAGACAATTTATTTCCACATCAAAACGGCGGACATGCACTGTATCATGAACCTTTATTTGATGATAAATTATTTATTTCTGGTGCAGAAACATCAAAACATCACTCTGGTTACATGGAAGGCGCTATTTTTGCAGCTGAATCTGTTGTTGCTAAACTGAAAAGTTTGCACCTAACGCAGTAA
- a CDS encoding ABC-F family ATP-binding cassette domain-containing protein, with the protein MNLLTVENISKSYGENVLFENLSFGINKDQKIALIAKNGTGKTSILNILSGADTPDSGQVNYRKSTRVSFLAQEPVMDPNLTVEETIFASDNEVLTVLANYEKALLNPEDADAYQKAFDAMDRFEAWDFETQYKQILSKLKLDDLDAKVDKLSGGQKKRLALANALINKPDLLVLDEPTNHLDLEMIEWLEEFFAKENMTLFMVTHDRYFLERVCNEIIELENGKLYPYKGNYSYYLEKKEARIEQEATEQHKTELLFKKELDWMRRQPKARTTKSKSRIDDFAVIKDKASQRRKDHQVQLELNMERVGSKILELHKISKSFPGKPILDKFEYVFQKGERIGIIGKNGTGKSTFLNILSGRDQPDSGKVIVGETIKFGYYTQKGIEIKEGQKVIDVIREFGDYIPLMKGRQISAQQLLERFLFDRKKQYDFVDKLSGGERKRLYLCTILIQNPNFLILDEPTNDLDIVTLNVLESFLMDFQGCLMVVSHDRYFMDKIVDHLFVFRGDAVVEDFPGNYSDYRAYEDSQVLEKREQKEVQSAPKTSWKEPDASPKISYADQQEFKKLEREIQKLEKKKVTLQEKFTDGTLSGDEIKDLGIELKEVTDTIESKTERWFELSALMEG; encoded by the coding sequence ATGAATCTACTTACCGTTGAAAATATTTCGAAATCCTATGGCGAAAATGTTCTTTTTGAGAACCTATCTTTTGGGATCAATAAAGACCAAAAAATTGCTTTAATCGCTAAAAACGGTACAGGAAAAACTTCTATACTTAATATATTGTCAGGAGCTGACACTCCCGATTCTGGTCAGGTGAACTACCGTAAGTCTACACGCGTTTCCTTTTTGGCTCAAGAGCCGGTAATGGATCCAAACTTAACCGTAGAGGAAACCATTTTCGCTTCAGACAATGAGGTACTGACGGTATTGGCTAATTACGAAAAGGCATTACTAAACCCTGAAGATGCAGATGCTTATCAAAAAGCATTTGATGCTATGGATCGTTTTGAAGCTTGGGATTTTGAAACCCAATACAAACAGATTCTTTCGAAACTAAAACTAGATGACTTAGATGCAAAGGTTGATAAACTCTCTGGTGGACAAAAGAAACGTTTGGCACTTGCCAATGCGCTAATCAATAAACCAGATCTTTTAGTATTAGATGAACCTACCAACCATTTAGACCTAGAAATGATTGAATGGTTAGAAGAATTCTTCGCTAAAGAAAACATGACACTATTTATGGTAACGCACGACCGTTACTTTCTAGAGCGCGTTTGTAATGAAATTATTGAGCTTGAAAACGGAAAGCTTTATCCGTATAAAGGAAACTATTCTTACTACTTAGAAAAGAAAGAAGCCCGTATTGAGCAAGAAGCCACAGAGCAACATAAAACAGAATTACTATTTAAAAAGGAGTTGGATTGGATGCGTAGGCAACCAAAAGCGCGTACTACAAAATCTAAATCTAGAATAGATGATTTTGCCGTAATTAAAGACAAAGCTAGCCAACGTAGAAAAGACCATCAAGTTCAGCTAGAGTTGAATATGGAACGTGTGGGCAGTAAAATTCTTGAACTTCATAAGATTTCTAAATCCTTCCCTGGTAAGCCAATTCTAGATAAGTTTGAATATGTTTTTCAAAAAGGAGAACGTATTGGTATCATTGGTAAGAATGGTACCGGTAAATCTACCTTCTTAAATATTTTAAGTGGACGCGACCAGCCGGACAGCGGAAAAGTAATTGTAGGTGAAACAATCAAGTTCGGTTACTACACTCAAAAAGGAATTGAAATAAAAGAAGGTCAGAAAGTAATTGATGTTATTCGCGAGTTTGGTGATTACATACCTTTAATGAAAGGCAGACAGATTTCTGCACAGCAGTTATTGGAACGTTTTCTATTCGACAGAAAAAAGCAATATGATTTCGTTGACAAACTAAGTGGTGGTGAGCGTAAGCGACTATACTTATGTACTATTTTGATTCAGAATCCGAATTTCTTGATATTAGATGAACCTACCAACGATTTAGATATTGTAACGCTAAATGTATTGGAAAGCTTCTTAATGGATTTCCAAGGATGCTTAATGGTAGTATCTCACGACCGTTACTTTATGGATAAAATTGTAGATCACCTATTTGTATTTAGAGGTGATGCTGTTGTAGAAGATTTTCCAGGTAACTATTCAGATTACAGAGCATACGAAGACAGTCAGGTACTAGAGAAACGTGAGCAAAAAGAAGTTCAAAGTGCTCCTAAAACTAGCTGGAAAGAACCAGATGCTTCACCTAAAATATCTTATGCAGACCAACAGGAGTTCAAAAAACTAGAACGCGAAATTCAAAAATTAGAAAAAAAGAAGGTTACGCTACAAGAAAAGTTTACCGATGGCACATTAAGTGGTGATGAAATTAAAGACTTAGGTATAGAACTTAAAGAAGTAACCGATACGATTGAGAGTAAGACTGAGCGTTGGTTTGAGCTTTCAGCACTAATGGAAGGTTAG
- a CDS encoding pyruvate carboxylase has translation MKIKKVLVANRSEIAIRVLRACSELNIKTVAIYTYEDRYSQHRNKADESYQIGEDNQPLKPYLDIPQIIALAKAKNVDAIHPGYGFLSENSEFARQCAANDIIFIGPDPKVMDALGDKITAKKVAVKCNVPIIESNKKQLTNLKVALSEAATIGYPLMLKAASGGGGRGMRIIRKDEDLEMNFDSARNEALNAFGDDTMFLEKYVEDPKHIEVQIVADNHGNIRHLHERDCSVQRRHQKVVEIAPSHNVSEEVKQNLYKYAVNIAKEVNYNNIGTVEFLVDLDDNIYFIEVNPRIQVEHTVTEMVTGIDLVKTQIFVAGNYKLDSQQIKIYGQDTIATYGFALQCRLTTEDPSNNFTPDYGTVTTYRSASGMGIRLDAGSIYQGYQVSPFFDSMLVKVSSHGRTLDGATRKMVRALKEFRIRGVKTNIHFLQNVIQHPTFKDGKVTVNFIQNTPALFKIKLPQDRTSKVVNFLAEVIVNGNSDVKYIDQNKVFRNPKVPKFNALEAHPKGTKDMLTEMGPEKFCAWLMDEKKIHFTDTTMRDAHQSLLATRMRTYDMLRVAESYAKNHPNTFSMEVWGGATFDVCMRFLHESPWTRLRELRKAVPNILFQMLLRGSNGVGYKAYPDNLIEKFVEKSWENGVDIFRIFDSLNWVKAMEPSINYVRNKTGGIAEAALSYTGDILDVNETKYNLKYYTQLAKDLENAGAHMIAIKDMAGLLKPYAATELVLALKDTVKVPIHLHTHDTSSLQTTTYLKAIEAGVDVVDVALGGLSGLTSQPNFNSVVEMMKGQPREHAFDMPKLNQFSNFWEDTRELYYPFESGLKAGTAEVYSHEIPGGQYSNLRPQATALGLGDRFEEVKIMYAEVNKLFGNLIKVTPSSKVVGDMAIFMVTNDLTTEDVMTRGEEISFPDSVISFFMGDLGQPVGGFPKKLQKIILKNKKPYTNRPNAHLAPTDFDKEFKAFKKKFQKGFTRAIEIEDFLSYTLYPKVFEKAHENYKLYGNLALVQTKHFFYGMKLREETLIELEPGKTVIVRLLSVGIPNEQGMRTVFFQVNGENRFVDVLDTSLNLKIESNEKIDLENPNQIGAPLQGSLYKVLIKKGQTIKENDPLFVIEAMKMETTVTSFKAGTVTSVSLKEGSMVKQDDLIVTIE, from the coding sequence ATGAAGATTAAAAAGGTTTTAGTAGCCAATCGAAGTGAAATTGCAATTCGTGTATTGCGTGCCTGTTCTGAGCTAAACATTAAAACAGTTGCCATTTACACGTATGAAGACCGCTATTCGCAACACCGAAATAAAGCCGATGAATCTTACCAAATTGGTGAAGACAATCAGCCTTTAAAACCTTACTTAGACATTCCTCAAATTATAGCTTTGGCAAAGGCTAAAAATGTAGATGCTATACACCCAGGTTACGGATTTCTCTCTGAAAACTCAGAATTTGCAAGACAATGTGCTGCAAACGACATTATTTTCATAGGCCCGGATCCAAAAGTAATGGATGCCCTTGGTGATAAAATTACCGCAAAGAAAGTTGCTGTAAAATGTAATGTTCCTATTATAGAAAGCAACAAAAAGCAATTGACCAATCTTAAGGTAGCTTTATCTGAAGCTGCTACAATTGGTTATCCGCTAATGTTAAAAGCTGCTTCTGGTGGTGGTGGTCGTGGTATGCGTATTATTAGAAAAGACGAAGATTTAGAAATGAATTTCGATTCTGCCAGAAATGAAGCATTAAACGCTTTTGGCGATGACACCATGTTTCTAGAAAAGTATGTTGAAGACCCTAAACATATAGAAGTACAAATTGTAGCAGATAACCACGGAAACATTCGTCATTTACATGAGCGCGATTGTTCAGTTCAACGTCGTCACCAAAAAGTGGTAGAGATTGCTCCTTCTCATAATGTGAGTGAAGAAGTAAAACAAAATCTCTATAAATATGCTGTAAATATTGCCAAAGAAGTCAATTACAACAATATTGGTACAGTAGAATTTTTAGTAGATTTAGATGATAATATTTATTTCATTGAAGTAAACCCTAGAATACAAGTAGAGCATACCGTTACCGAAATGGTTACAGGCATTGACTTGGTCAAAACTCAAATTTTCGTTGCCGGAAATTATAAGTTAGACAGTCAGCAAATTAAAATTTACGGTCAAGATACTATTGCAACATATGGCTTTGCACTACAATGTAGATTAACAACAGAAGACCCTAGCAACAATTTTACTCCAGATTACGGCACGGTAACTACTTACAGAAGTGCCTCTGGTATGGGAATTCGTTTAGATGCCGGTAGTATTTACCAAGGGTATCAAGTTAGTCCATTCTTTGATTCTATGTTAGTAAAAGTTTCATCTCACGGCAGAACCTTAGATGGCGCTACAAGAAAAATGGTACGTGCATTAAAGGAGTTTAGAATTAGAGGAGTTAAAACAAATATCCATTTTCTTCAGAATGTAATTCAGCATCCTACGTTTAAAGACGGGAAAGTAACTGTCAATTTCATACAGAACACCCCTGCCCTATTCAAAATAAAATTACCACAAGATAGAACATCTAAAGTGGTGAACTTTTTGGCAGAAGTAATTGTGAACGGTAATTCTGATGTCAAGTACATTGATCAGAATAAAGTTTTCAGAAATCCAAAAGTTCCAAAATTTAATGCATTAGAAGCACATCCGAAGGGAACAAAAGATATGTTGACCGAAATGGGTCCGGAGAAATTCTGTGCATGGTTAATGGACGAAAAGAAAATTCATTTTACCGATACCACCATGCGTGATGCGCACCAATCATTATTGGCAACGAGAATGCGTACCTATGATATGTTGCGTGTTGCTGAAAGTTATGCAAAAAATCACCCAAATACCTTTAGTATGGAAGTTTGGGGTGGTGCAACATTCGATGTTTGTATGCGCTTCTTACATGAGAGTCCATGGACACGTTTACGCGAATTACGTAAAGCAGTGCCGAATATATTATTTCAAATGCTGCTTAGGGGTTCTAACGGGGTTGGATACAAAGCATACCCTGATAATTTAATTGAAAAATTCGTTGAGAAGTCTTGGGAGAACGGAGTGGATATTTTTAGAATTTTCGATTCCTTGAACTGGGTAAAGGCCATGGAACCAAGTATTAATTATGTACGTAATAAAACAGGTGGTATTGCAGAAGCTGCCTTAAGTTATACTGGCGATATATTAGATGTTAACGAAACCAAATACAATCTAAAATACTATACACAGCTTGCGAAAGATTTAGAAAATGCAGGTGCACATATGATTGCAATAAAAGATATGGCAGGCCTACTTAAGCCTTATGCTGCTACTGAATTGGTTTTAGCGTTGAAAGACACAGTAAAAGTGCCTATACATTTACATACGCATGATACATCATCTTTACAGACGACTACATATTTGAAAGCAATTGAAGCTGGTGTTGATGTTGTTGATGTTGCTTTAGGCGGATTATCTGGATTAACTTCTCAGCCTAACTTTAACTCTGTAGTAGAGATGATGAAAGGTCAGCCACGGGAACATGCGTTTGATATGCCGAAACTGAATCAGTTTTCTAACTTCTGGGAAGATACAAGAGAATTGTACTACCCTTTTGAATCTGGCTTAAAAGCGGGTACAGCAGAGGTTTATTCACATGAAATACCTGGTGGACAGTATTCTAATTTACGTCCGCAAGCAACTGCTTTAGGATTGGGAGACCGATTTGAAGAAGTAAAAATAATGTATGCAGAGGTAAATAAACTCTTTGGTAACCTTATTAAAGTAACACCGAGTTCAAAAGTGGTTGGTGACATGGCAATTTTCATGGTGACTAATGATTTGACTACTGAAGATGTAATGACACGTGGTGAGGAAATATCATTCCCAGATTCTGTAATCAGTTTCTTTATGGGAGATTTAGGTCAGCCCGTTGGCGGATTCCCTAAAAAACTTCAGAAAATCATTCTAAAGAACAAAAAACCATATACGAACAGACCAAATGCACATTTAGCACCAACTGATTTTGACAAGGAATTTAAAGCCTTTAAAAAGAAGTTTCAAAAAGGCTTTACACGTGCTATTGAAATAGAAGATTTTCTTTCGTACACCTTATACCCAAAAGTGTTTGAAAAAGCACATGAAAACTATAAGCTTTATGGCAATTTAGCGCTCGTACAAACAAAGCATTTCTTCTACGGTATGAAACTTCGTGAAGAAACCTTAATTGAATTAGAACCGGGTAAAACGGTAATTGTTAGGCTACTTTCTGTCGGTATACCTAATGAACAAGGTATGAGAACTGTATTCTTTCAAGTAAACGGAGAGAATAGATTTGTTGATGTTCTAGATACTTCTTTAAATCTTAAGATCGAATCGAATGAAAAAATAGATTTAGAAAACCCTAACCAAATTGGTGCTCCGCTACAAGGTTCTTTATATAAGGTATTGATCAAAAAAGGTCAAACCATAAAAGAGAACGATCCTTTATTTGTAATTGAAGCCATGAAAATGGAGACTACCGTAACTTCTTTTAAAGCAGGAACGGTTACTTCTGTGAGTCTAAAAGAAGGTAGTATGGTAAAACAAGACGATTTAATTGTAACTATTGAATAG
- a CDS encoding lipoprotein N-acyltransferase Lnb domain-containing protein — translation MFRKITFLILLFTAFWGYSQNAQLSPLSKISLLTVGTGEDLAAKFGHSAIRLQDPTLGIDEVYGYGTYDFEDPNFYLNFTRGKLSYTISRIPFKYFDYSYQQEKRWIREQVLDVDLEQRNQIVTFLEHNLLPENKKYKYDFLFDNCATRIPMVFEKTLGSTFNFDYNYLEDQLTFRELIRLKLNPNSWSNFGIDLALGSVIDREATPYEHLFLPIYVYEQMKHTTLNGKPIVKSESVILDIPEQEYHSLIFLTPLFWLSVLLALVSYITYTDYKNLRRNKWLDFGLFAVTGLAGVLILFLWFGTDHLATKANFNSLWAFAPNIVIAFMMIKKQIPSWMITYIIFLTILLGITCMLWVFKIQVFSILLIIVLLTLAIRYLYLIYYFKSTYLAKK, via the coding sequence ATGTTCAGAAAAATCACGTTTTTAATTCTACTTTTTACTGCATTTTGGGGATATTCTCAAAATGCACAACTATCTCCATTATCAAAAATTAGCTTGTTAACCGTAGGTACTGGCGAAGACTTAGCTGCCAAATTCGGGCATAGCGCTATTAGACTACAAGACCCAACTTTAGGTATAGATGAAGTTTACGGTTACGGTACGTATGATTTTGAAGACCCAAATTTCTATTTAAATTTCACCAGAGGTAAGTTATCATACACCATTTCTAGAATTCCGTTTAAGTACTTCGATTATTCTTACCAACAAGAAAAACGGTGGATTAGAGAACAAGTTTTAGATGTAGACTTAGAACAACGCAACCAGATTGTCACTTTTCTAGAACACAACTTACTGCCGGAAAACAAGAAATATAAGTACGACTTTTTGTTTGATAACTGTGCCACTAGAATACCTATGGTATTTGAAAAAACTTTAGGGAGCACATTTAATTTTGATTATAATTATTTAGAAGATCAACTGACATTTCGCGAGTTAATCCGTTTAAAGTTGAATCCGAATTCGTGGTCCAATTTCGGTATTGACCTTGCGTTAGGTTCCGTAATTGATAGAGAAGCAACGCCATACGAACATTTGTTCTTACCAATTTATGTGTACGAGCAAATGAAACATACCACGCTAAATGGCAAGCCTATAGTTAAAAGTGAGTCTGTCATTTTAGATATTCCTGAACAAGAATACCACTCTCTTATATTTTTAACTCCTTTATTTTGGCTTAGTGTTTTACTGGCATTGGTTAGTTATATCACCTATACCGATTATAAAAACTTACGGAGAAATAAATGGTTAGATTTTGGATTATTCGCAGTTACTGGGTTAGCAGGCGTTCTAATTTTATTCCTTTGGTTTGGTACAGACCATTTGGCAACGAAGGCAAATTTTAATTCGTTGTGGGCATTTGCACCGAATATAGTAATCGCATTTATGATGATTAAAAAGCAGATTCCGTCATGGATGATCACTTACATCATATTTTTAACCATATTATTAGGCATTACGTGTATGCTGTGGGTATTTAAAATTCAAGTGTTTTCCATATTACTAATCATCGTATTATTAACATTAGCTATCCGTTATTTATATCTCATCTATTATTTTAAGAGTACATATTTAGCAAAAAAATAA
- a CDS encoding DinB family protein: MDNDEYEFWLSGPIQGVPDLLQPAAHALLQSEHELKKYTSDFPKELLWAKTTGRASVGFHMNHITGVLDRMLTYAKGESLTDVQFQFLKKEGAFNLTTEVVDLQEQFSTKVEEALAYFKTIPEQTLTEKRTVGGKKLPSTVVGLLFHAAEHSQRHIGQLLVTASVLQSKI; encoded by the coding sequence ATGGATAATGATGAATATGAGTTTTGGTTAAGCGGACCTATACAAGGTGTGCCAGATTTATTACAACCTGCCGCGCATGCATTATTGCAGTCTGAACATGAATTGAAAAAATACACATCAGATTTCCCTAAAGAGTTATTATGGGCAAAAACTACAGGCAGAGCTTCCGTTGGTTTCCACATGAATCATATTACGGGAGTTTTAGATAGAATGTTGACCTACGCAAAAGGAGAATCGCTAACCGATGTGCAATTTCAATTTTTAAAGAAAGAAGGTGCCTTTAATTTAACTACCGAAGTTGTTGATTTACAAGAGCAATTTTCAACTAAAGTTGAAGAAGCGCTAGCATACTTCAAAACGATACCAGAACAAACACTCACAGAAAAAAGAACTGTTGGTGGAAAGAAGCTGCCCTCTACTGTAGTCGGACTCTTATTTCATGCTGCAGAGCACAGTCAAAGACATATTGGTCAGTTGCTGGTGACAGCCAGTGTATTGCAGTCAAAGATTTGA
- a CDS encoding CDP-alcohol phosphatidyltransferase family protein produces the protein MKKHIPNFITLLNVFCGCVATMFAVMNRLELAAIFVALGIFFDFFDGLAARVLDVKSELGLQLDSLADMITSGLVPGIVMFQLLAMSQTSGWGDGSHFFMEAGKFQYIHLIPFLGFIITMASGYRLAKFNIDENQTSSFIGLPTPANALLILSLPLILLYQNNDFLNSIILNQWFLIILTLVSAYLLNANLPLFALKFKNTSFKDNAMRYIFLIISLVLIVTMKFMAIPLIILFYVVSSVIQERL, from the coding sequence ATGAAAAAGCATATTCCTAATTTTATTACCTTATTAAATGTTTTCTGTGGCTGTGTGGCTACTATGTTCGCTGTCATGAATAGATTAGAACTTGCTGCAATTTTTGTTGCCCTAGGTATTTTCTTTGATTTTTTTGACGGATTAGCGGCTCGTGTTTTAGATGTAAAAAGCGAATTAGGCTTACAGTTAGATTCTTTGGCAGATATGATTACTAGCGGACTAGTACCTGGTATTGTAATGTTTCAATTATTGGCAATGTCACAAACCAGCGGATGGGGAGATGGTTCTCACTTTTTTATGGAAGCCGGTAAATTTCAATACATACACTTAATACCCTTTTTAGGTTTTATCATTACCATGGCATCGGGTTACCGATTGGCAAAATTCAATATAGATGAAAACCAGACGTCTTCGTTTATTGGGTTGCCAACTCCTGCAAATGCACTTTTAATTTTATCATTGCCGTTGATTCTTTTATATCAGAACAATGATTTTTTAAATAGTATCATTCTTAATCAATGGTTCTTAATCATTTTAACACTGGTAAGTGCATATCTGCTAAATGCTAATTTGCCGCTCTTTGCTTTAAAATTCAAGAATACAAGCTTCAAGGATAATGCTATGCGTTATATCTTTCTTATCATTAGTCTTGTGCTAATCGTTACCATGAAATTCATGGCTATTCCCTTAATTATTCTGTTTTATGTAGTAAGTTCTGTCATACAAGAGAGACTTTAA
- a CDS encoding tRNA dihydrouridine synthase — translation MSVTLLSSPLQGFTDFRFRNAFHKYFGGIDTFYAPYIRLNGKMVIKNSYQKDLQPENNTTLEVIPQVMTGDADEFLFVIKYIQSLGYKELNWNLGCPYPMVTKQGMGSGLICNPEKIDHILKRAHEETDVVVSMKMRMGYENAEEILDVFPILDKYPLRNIAIHARIGKQLYKGGVDLDAFQKCAESTKHTLYYNGDITTVAKFQEMKERFPSIDHFMMGRGLIADPFLPSMIKNNTTKYPKDRWKIFSEFHDTIYRQYDEALSGPTPIKMKMRGFWEYFALSTSNPHKAFKKIKKANNPRAYQQAVREILNNE, via the coding sequence ATGTCAGTTACCTTATTATCATCCCCGTTACAGGGTTTTACCGATTTTAGATTCCGCAATGCGTTCCATAAATATTTTGGAGGTATTGATACCTTTTATGCACCATACATTCGTTTGAATGGTAAAATGGTGATTAAAAACTCATATCAGAAAGATTTACAGCCAGAGAATAATACTACCCTAGAAGTTATTCCGCAGGTAATGACCGGTGATGCCGATGAGTTTTTGTTCGTTATAAAATACATTCAAAGTTTAGGGTACAAAGAACTCAATTGGAATTTAGGTTGCCCTTACCCTATGGTTACAAAGCAGGGCATGGGTAGCGGACTCATTTGTAATCCCGAAAAAATAGATCATATTTTAAAACGCGCTCATGAAGAAACTGATGTTGTAGTTTCTATGAAAATGAGAATGGGGTATGAAAATGCAGAAGAGATTCTAGATGTTTTTCCTATTCTAGATAAATACCCACTGCGTAATATTGCTATTCACGCCCGTATTGGTAAACAATTGTATAAAGGCGGAGTTGATCTTGATGCTTTTCAGAAGTGTGCTGAAAGCACCAAACATACCTTATACTATAACGGCGATATAACTACGGTAGCAAAGTTTCAAGAAATGAAAGAACGCTTCCCTTCAATTGACCACTTTATGATGGGAAGAGGACTAATTGCAGACCCATTTCTGCCTAGTATGATTAAGAATAATACCACTAAATACCCAAAGGATCGTTGGAAGATTTTTTCTGAGTTTCATGATACCATCTATCGTCAATATGATGAGGCATTATCTGGACCAACGCCCATAAAAATGAAAATGCGAGGTTTTTGGGAGTATTTTGCACTGTCAACTTCCAATCCGCATAAAGCTTTCAAAAAAATAAAGAAAGCTAACAATCCTAGAGCTTATCAACAAGCGGTGCGTGAGATATTGAATAATGAATAA